A genomic stretch from Syntrophorhabdaceae bacterium includes:
- the miaA gene encoding tRNA (adenosine(37)-N6)-dimethylallyltransferase MiaA has protein sequence MLSNKRKIVSISGPTCTGKSSLALRLADKFRGEIINCDSMQVYRHFDIGTAKPDSTMRKTIPHHLVDIVEPHEEFHAARFKEMADHAIEDVLSRGFLPILVGGTGLYLRALIYGLFKAEKDSEIRERLQKEYAQDPLAFYERLREIDRDYAMRISFKDRIRVVRAMEIFLVTGKKVTDLEKDHGFKHPVYDILRIGLRKDRAELYASIDARVEEMLAAGWVEEVKAILSGGISDGVKPFSGIGYREILLYIKGSIRYEDMVKDIKQQTRHYAKRQFTWFAKEKDMYWFEYPGDSETITDKVDAFLNLWN, from the coding sequence ATGTTATCAAACAAGAGGAAAATCGTTTCCATAAGCGGACCCACCTGCACCGGCAAATCATCCCTGGCGCTTCGTCTTGCGGACAAGTTTCGCGGCGAGATCATCAATTGTGATTCCATGCAGGTGTACCGGCACTTCGATATCGGCACGGCAAAACCCGATTCGACGATGCGCAAGACAATCCCCCATCACCTCGTCGATATCGTCGAACCCCACGAAGAATTCCACGCGGCCAGGTTCAAGGAGATGGCCGATCACGCTATCGAGGACGTGCTGTCCCGTGGCTTCTTGCCCATTCTTGTCGGTGGGACCGGCCTTTACCTCAGGGCGCTGATCTACGGACTCTTCAAAGCGGAAAAGGATAGTGAAATAAGGGAAAGACTTCAAAAAGAATATGCTCAGGACCCTCTCGCCTTTTATGAACGACTCAGGGAAATAGACCGGGACTATGCCATGAGGATAAGTTTTAAAGATAGAATTCGGGTGGTGAGGGCGATGGAGATCTTTCTTGTTACCGGCAAAAAGGTGACCGATCTTGAGAAAGATCACGGCTTTAAGCACCCTGTCTATGATATATTGAGAATCGGTTTAAGAAAAGACAGGGCAGAGCTCTATGCGAGCATCGATGCCCGTGTTGAAGAGATGCTCGCCGCAGGCTGGGTTGAAGAGGTGAAGGCTATTCTTTCAGGCGGGATCAGCGATGGGGTGAAACCTTTTTCCGGCATCGGATACCGAGAGATACTGCTCTACATTAAAGGTTCCATTCGCTATGAAGATATGGTAAAAGATATAAAGCAACAGACGAGACATTACGCCAAACGACAGTTTACGTGGTTTGCAAAAGAAAAGGATATGTACTGGTTCGAATATCCCGGTGATTCGGAAACAATAACAGATAAAGTGGACGCATTTTTGAACCTATGGAACTGA
- a CDS encoding PBP1A family penicillin-binding protein, producing MSILFVLVPALFGVSFGYALVNYLEIPDVKQLETYRPKSATRLFADDGTLYAELYVEKRVPIPITEMPRHLRLAFIAIEDVRFYKHFGVDIRGIGRAIYRNIMRKGITEGASTITQQLARNLYLTPQKTLKRKIEEAILAIQIERTYSKDEILNMYLNLIYLGEGAHGVEAASYTYFHKHARELSLDESAMLAAMTKSPSRLSPYKNPAKTVERRNTVLRKMYDAGFISKEEYANAVHTALAIAPFKTYEKKTGYFTEYVRQTLEDLVEDPQEIYTTGFNIKTTLSLKMTDFAYEAIEKGIQAYQKRHPQAEPPEVALVAMEVKTGEIKALIGGRDFSSSPYNRAVQARRQPGSAFKPIIYLTALEQGFKPDMILRDAPISFNNPHNGSVWSPKNYHNEYHGDVTMRKALELSLNTATVRLLEKVGVENVIDMAKQLHITSNFEPNLSLSLGTTEIAPIELAAAYATFARGGTYMPPMAFRTITTIEGEEKYNQEIPEEPVVTPEVAYGLVDMMKGVIQRGTARAAAKMPYYLAGKTGTTDESRDAWFIGFSPDLLCAVWVGYDKKINLSREAGASVALPIWMDFMSKALQQYPNEDFVVEKDAYTP from the coding sequence TTGAGCATTCTCTTTGTGCTGGTACCCGCTCTCTTCGGGGTGAGTTTCGGCTACGCACTCGTAAATTACCTCGAGATCCCGGATGTCAAGCAGCTCGAGACCTATCGTCCCAAATCAGCCACCCGTCTCTTTGCTGACGATGGAACGCTTTACGCGGAGTTATACGTGGAGAAGAGGGTTCCCATTCCCATCACTGAGATGCCGCGACACTTAAGGCTCGCGTTCATTGCCATTGAGGATGTGAGATTCTATAAGCATTTTGGCGTGGACATCCGGGGCATCGGGAGGGCCATTTATCGCAACATCATGAGGAAAGGTATTACCGAGGGGGCGTCAACCATTACGCAGCAGCTCGCGCGGAATCTCTATCTCACCCCTCAAAAGACGCTCAAGAGGAAGATCGAGGAAGCCATCCTCGCGATCCAGATCGAGCGGACATACTCGAAAGATGAAATCCTCAACATGTATCTCAACCTGATTTATCTCGGGGAGGGCGCTCACGGGGTCGAGGCCGCGTCGTATACCTATTTCCACAAGCATGCACGGGAGCTCTCACTCGATGAGTCGGCGATGCTCGCCGCCATGACCAAGTCTCCATCGCGGCTTTCTCCCTATAAGAACCCTGCGAAAACAGTGGAACGAAGAAACACCGTGTTAAGAAAAATGTATGATGCGGGATTCATCAGCAAAGAAGAATATGCAAATGCCGTGCATACTGCCCTTGCCATAGCGCCGTTCAAAACCTACGAGAAGAAGACGGGGTATTTCACAGAGTACGTAAGGCAAACGCTGGAAGATCTGGTGGAGGATCCGCAGGAGATCTATACTACCGGGTTTAATATCAAGACCACCTTGAGTCTGAAGATGACGGACTTTGCTTACGAGGCCATTGAAAAAGGCATTCAGGCCTATCAGAAACGCCATCCACAGGCAGAACCTCCCGAGGTGGCGCTCGTAGCCATGGAAGTGAAAACCGGGGAAATCAAGGCTTTGATCGGCGGCAGGGATTTCTCGTCGTCGCCTTACAACAGGGCGGTCCAGGCCAGACGACAGCCGGGCTCCGCTTTTAAGCCGATTATCTATCTCACCGCCCTGGAGCAGGGCTTCAAACCGGACATGATACTGCGTGACGCGCCCATCTCGTTTAACAACCCGCATAACGGGTCGGTGTGGAGTCCCAAGAACTATCATAACGAGTATCACGGCGATGTGACCATGCGAAAAGCACTCGAGCTTTCCTTAAATACCGCGACCGTGAGACTTCTTGAAAAGGTTGGCGTTGAGAACGTGATCGATATGGCAAAGCAGCTCCATATAACGAGTAATTTTGAACCGAATCTCTCGCTTTCCCTGGGCACGACCGAGATAGCACCCATAGAACTAGCCGCGGCCTACGCCACGTTTGCCAGAGGCGGCACATACATGCCGCCCATGGCTTTCAGGACAATTACCACCATCGAAGGCGAGGAGAAGTACAATCAGGAGATTCCCGAGGAACCGGTAGTGACGCCGGAGGTCGCCTACGGTCTTGTTGATATGATGAAGGGTGTGATCCAGAGAGGTACCGCGAGGGCAGCGGCAAAAATGCCCTATTATCTGGCCGGTAAGACGGGCACTACGGACGAATCCAGGGATGCCTGGTTCATCGGATTTTCGCCCGATCTTTTATGCGCCGTTTGGGTCGGTTATGACAAGAAGATCAACCTGAGCAGAGAAGCCGGTGCGTCTGTAGCCCTGCCCATCTGGATGGATTTCATGTCCAAAGCCCTGCAGCAGTACCCGAACGAAGATTTTGTGGTGGAAAAGGATGCTTATACCCCTTGA
- a CDS encoding PAS domain S-box protein, protein MRQAEDELTMRETRYGALLETDLEAICCFLPDTTLTFVNRGYCKICGRKHSDLIGRKWKEFVPENARGKIIRTVETIAYEMQAGHYEHEVITSNGQVRWVDWYVYPITDEAGRLVEFQSVGRDVSGQKQTERALRESEQRFRDLADKSPVGIYLLEDGVAKYLNQPFADMHGYTADELINRNTLKTLVHPDDWDKAERRSVDRLKGGVGPKGKFSFRGVTKAGETIYVETYAAVTTYEGRPAVIGTGIDVTERIRIEEELKNYKDHLEKLVEERTMQLNQANEELQQDIARRKEVESALDAKSRSLEEVNTALKVLLRQREDDRSELEEKVYSNVKDLVLRYTHMLRETRPDSKQTGLLDIIEANLNKIISPFSKRLSAFDFTPKETEVISLIKEGKTSKDIADLLGVSLDAISQHRYQIRRKLSLNRKKTGLRSYLLTLE, encoded by the coding sequence TTGAGACAGGCCGAAGACGAATTAACAATGCGCGAGACACGATATGGTGCCCTCCTTGAAACAGACCTCGAGGCCATATGCTGCTTTCTCCCGGACACAACGCTCACCTTCGTAAATAGGGGCTATTGCAAGATCTGCGGCCGAAAGCATTCGGATTTGATCGGACGCAAGTGGAAGGAGTTTGTGCCCGAAAACGCGCGCGGAAAGATTATCCGGACCGTAGAGACAATCGCTTATGAAATGCAGGCGGGGCACTATGAGCATGAGGTCATCACGTCGAACGGACAAGTAAGGTGGGTCGATTGGTACGTATATCCGATCACGGATGAGGCAGGGAGGCTCGTTGAATTCCAGTCAGTGGGGCGGGACGTAAGCGGCCAGAAACAGACCGAACGTGCGCTCCGCGAAAGTGAACAGAGGTTTAGGGACCTTGCCGATAAATCACCCGTCGGCATTTATCTCCTTGAGGATGGGGTTGCTAAATACCTGAACCAGCCATTCGCTGATATGCACGGCTACACGGCGGACGAACTGATAAATCGGAATACGCTCAAGACGCTCGTCCATCCGGATGATTGGGACAAGGCCGAGAGACGTTCTGTGGACCGACTCAAAGGAGGGGTTGGACCCAAGGGAAAGTTCAGCTTTCGAGGTGTAACCAAGGCCGGCGAAACTATTTATGTCGAGACATATGCTGCGGTGACGACTTACGAGGGACGGCCCGCGGTCATAGGCACCGGTATTGATGTGACGGAGCGGATACGCATCGAAGAAGAATTGAAGAACTATAAGGACCATCTGGAAAAACTGGTCGAAGAAAGAACCATGCAACTGAATCAGGCAAACGAAGAACTTCAGCAGGACATAGCGAGAAGAAAAGAGGTCGAGAGCGCACTTGACGCCAAGTCGCGAAGTCTCGAAGAGGTAAATACCGCCCTCAAGGTATTACTCCGGCAGCGAGAGGATGACAGGAGTGAGCTTGAAGAAAAGGTCTATTCCAATGTGAAGGATTTGGTCCTTCGTTACACCCACATGCTGAGAGAGACGCGCCCGGATTCAAAGCAAACCGGTCTTCTCGACATAATAGAGGCGAACCTCAACAAGATCATCTCTCCGTTTTCGAAGAGGTTAAGTGCCTTCGATTTCACCCCGAAAGAGACGGAGGTGATTTCCCTGATCAAAGAGGGCAAAACCAGCAAAGATATCGCAGATCTTTTGGGCGTCTCCCTGGACGCAATCAGTCAGCACAGATACCAGATCAGAAGAAAGTTGAGCCTCAACCGAAAAAAGACCGGCCTCAGGTCGTATCTGTTGACCCTCGAATAG